The Deltaproteobacteria bacterium genome has a window encoding:
- a CDS encoding acyl-CoA thioesterase: MREAVAAGDRRAREPRLHEVQVAIEVPFHDVDALGIVWHGHYYKYLELARTALFRSRGLDARDLVDLGYGMVMIESRCRHVSPLRYGERARVAAWLADVKHRIRIDYEVTREPCGSRVAKAVTVLATLDRDRRLLLCTPAQILARLTESGRSVGDTVSASSAAP, translated from the coding sequence GTGCGCGAGGCCGTGGCAGCCGGCGACCGGCGGGCGCGTGAACCCAGGCTTCACGAGGTCCAGGTCGCGATCGAAGTCCCCTTCCACGACGTCGACGCGCTCGGAATCGTCTGGCACGGCCACTACTACAAGTACCTGGAGCTCGCCCGAACCGCACTGTTCCGATCCCGCGGCCTGGATGCACGGGATCTCGTGGACCTCGGCTACGGCATGGTGATGATCGAGAGCCGCTGCCGTCACGTCTCCCCGCTCCGCTACGGGGAGCGAGCGCGGGTGGCTGCATGGCTCGCGGACGTGAAACACCGGATCCGGATCGATTACGAAGTGACCCGCGAGCCGTGCGGCTCCCGCGTCGCGAAAGCCGTGACCGTCCTGGCTACACTCGACCGGGACCGTCGCTTGTTGCTGTGTACGCCGGCCCAGATCCTCGCCCGACTGACGGAGTCCGGGCGGAGTGTCGGCGACACCGTCAGTGCGAGCTCGGCCGCACCATGA